In Fibrobacter sp. UWH4, a single genomic region encodes these proteins:
- a CDS encoding efflux RND transporter periplasmic adaptor subunit — protein sequence MTKPAQQLETNQIIKALQGALQGTNSKILQLTQVIEIAQSVMGCEKFKTAALALVGQIADKHHAERVSLGWLKHDYIRLKTISHTDHFEKKMQVVKDLEGLMEEAYEQDAAILYPPVKDNLTVLAHERYSKEHHCENLLSVPIRTSPKDGEEVIGVITCERQGKPFTDLETEQIYLASSLCSARLLELYQKSNWFGARAARKMRKALAKLLGFEHTWAKFFGILGIGLVLFATLYPLPYRVSAPAILKTDKIIYATAPYDGYIDSVFVKPGDVIYRGQTLLRLNQTELKLEEADLMAQEQDSRREIQKAQAARELADMRIYQAKLSQTQAKLKTVRYKLSMSNVTVNVDSAVIIEGDLQKRIGAPVNQGSELFQIASIENIYVEINVPEGELKNVTLGGEGLLAIKSRPDYVYRFRTERISPTAEVKEQENTFAVRGEFVRQTPSWFRPGMTGIAKILSEKKTLWWIISHEAIDYLRIKLWW from the coding sequence ATGACTAAGCCCGCGCAACAGCTAGAAACAAACCAGATTATCAAAGCCTTGCAGGGTGCCTTGCAAGGAACCAATTCCAAGATTCTCCAACTGACCCAGGTAATCGAAATTGCACAGAGCGTCATGGGCTGCGAAAAATTCAAGACCGCAGCACTCGCCTTGGTGGGGCAAATTGCCGACAAGCACCACGCCGAACGCGTAAGCCTTGGCTGGCTAAAGCATGACTACATTCGGCTCAAGACAATCAGCCACACCGACCATTTTGAAAAGAAGATGCAGGTGGTCAAGGACCTTGAAGGCCTTATGGAAGAGGCCTACGAACAAGACGCCGCCATTTTGTACCCGCCGGTCAAAGACAACCTGACCGTTCTTGCACACGAAAGATACAGCAAGGAACACCACTGCGAAAATCTGCTCTCGGTTCCTATTCGCACCTCGCCCAAAGACGGCGAAGAAGTTATCGGCGTCATTACCTGCGAACGCCAGGGGAAGCCCTTTACCGACCTTGAAACCGAACAGATTTACCTGGCCTCGTCTTTGTGCAGCGCAAGGCTTTTAGAGCTTTATCAAAAGAGCAACTGGTTTGGAGCAAGGGCTGCCCGCAAAATGCGCAAGGCGCTCGCCAAACTTTTGGGCTTTGAACATACCTGGGCCAAATTTTTCGGCATTCTGGGTATTGGGCTTGTGCTGTTTGCAACGCTTTATCCGCTCCCCTACCGAGTGAGCGCCCCCGCCATCCTCAAGACGGACAAGATTATTTACGCCACCGCGCCCTACGACGGCTATATCGACAGCGTGTTCGTAAAGCCGGGCGACGTGATTTACAGGGGCCAGACGCTGTTGCGTTTGAACCAGACAGAACTCAAGCTCGAAGAAGCCGACTTGATGGCACAGGAACAGGATAGCCGCCGCGAAATACAAAAAGCACAGGCCGCCCGCGAACTGGCCGACATGCGTATCTACCAGGCAAAGCTCTCGCAGACGCAGGCAAAGCTCAAAACCGTGCGTTACAAGCTTTCCATGTCAAACGTGACTGTCAACGTCGATAGCGCCGTCATTATCGAAGGCGATTTGCAAAAGCGAATCGGCGCCCCAGTCAACCAAGGCAGCGAACTGTTCCAGATTGCCTCTATCGAAAACATTTATGTCGAAATCAACGTGCCCGAAGGCGAACTCAAGAACGTGACTTTAGGCGGCGAAGGCCTTTTGGCTATCAAGAGCCGCCCCGACTACGTTTACCGCTTTAGAACCGAGCGTATAAGCCCCACAGCCGAGGTCAAGGAGCAAGAGAACACCTTTGCCGTACGCGGCGAATTCGTGCGCCAGACTCCCTCGTGGTTCCGCCCGGGCATGACCGGCATCGCAAAGATTTTATCTGAGAAAAAGACGCTCTGGTGGATTATTTCGCACGAAGCAATTGATTACTTAAGAATAAAGCTTTGGTGGTAA
- a CDS encoding TolC family protein — MILRSFATALFCTAGIAFAQEPVAEPVLAEDSLFIDFKKAIETVVKNNADIQEAKFLWRSNAELATGAYGDFEPHLIGRLNKERGDRPSALFTETKDEYKLGVRGKLPTGTEYDVGFNQATYTHSDNTSELYFGAELRQHLLKDGMMFFAPTKNIREAKLQKELAYQKYRETLSDILEKFCNAYWNYHFAQQSLQFATESARVASEISGDAKKRMELGLVSMLDYQKTVAEFSDRENARIEALDQLRNARLELLLMIASPEVLHDLRPVSIRPDTTLDTNITLDSASFLDSISLIHPSYLAQSTELNLREEELDARKTNAMPTLDLIGSYGIRSRNANAKLAVSNFKDPERRQTVISGGIEIDIPLFANIHERHQIASERANVHSARIKLSLIQNRLFEEYRILQTRSQEIRHQWQYGEVAVAYHKKELEEEFKKLALGKSNYHQIFEMEEDLREARQKHLENMKMLRIIDVRLARARGKLLMQTGLEKWSQGKLSLREDLLHD, encoded by the coding sequence ATGATTTTGCGTTCTTTTGCGACAGCCCTATTTTGTACAGCAGGTATTGCCTTTGCGCAAGAGCCCGTTGCAGAGCCTGTGCTCGCCGAAGATTCGCTATTTATTGATTTTAAAAAAGCGATTGAAACGGTTGTCAAGAATAACGCCGACATTCAAGAAGCCAAGTTTTTGTGGCGTTCGAATGCGGAACTTGCAACCGGTGCATACGGCGACTTTGAACCGCATTTGATTGGTCGACTAAACAAGGAACGCGGTGACCGTCCAAGCGCCCTGTTTACCGAGACTAAAGACGAATACAAACTTGGCGTGCGGGGCAAACTACCTACAGGCACCGAATACGATGTTGGCTTTAACCAGGCCACATACACCCACAGCGACAACACTTCGGAACTTTATTTTGGCGCAGAACTCAGGCAACACCTGCTCAAAGACGGCATGATGTTCTTCGCCCCGACCAAGAACATTCGCGAAGCCAAGCTACAAAAGGAACTCGCCTACCAAAAGTACCGCGAAACCTTGAGCGACATTCTCGAAAAATTCTGCAACGCCTACTGGAATTACCATTTTGCCCAACAGAGCCTGCAGTTTGCAACAGAATCGGCCCGCGTGGCAAGCGAAATATCTGGAGATGCGAAAAAGCGCATGGAATTAGGCCTTGTTTCGATGCTTGATTACCAGAAGACGGTCGCTGAATTTTCGGACCGCGAAAATGCCCGTATCGAAGCGCTAGACCAATTGCGCAACGCAAGACTCGAACTTTTGCTAATGATTGCATCGCCCGAAGTGTTGCACGACCTGCGCCCGGTTTCCATTAGACCAGACACCACGCTGGACACCAACATTACGCTGGATTCCGCCTCGTTCCTAGATTCTATTAGCCTGATACACCCGAGTTACCTGGCCCAAAGCACAGAACTCAACTTACGCGAAGAAGAACTGGACGCCCGCAAGACCAATGCCATGCCCACGCTGGACCTTATCGGAAGCTACGGCATTCGTAGCAGGAACGCTAACGCCAAGCTCGCCGTTTCGAACTTCAAGGACCCCGAAAGGCGCCAAACCGTGATTTCGGGCGGAATCGAGATCGACATTCCCTTGTTTGCAAACATTCATGAGCGCCACCAGATTGCCTCGGAACGCGCCAATGTGCATTCGGCAAGAATCAAGCTTAGTCTGATTCAGAACAGGCTGTTTGAAGAATACCGCATTCTGCAGACCCGCTCTCAAGAAATTCGGCACCAGTGGCAATACGGCGAAGTGGCCGTAGCCTACCACAAAAAGGAACTGGAAGAAGAATTCAAGAAATTGGCTCTGGGCAAGAGCAACTACCACCAGATTTTCGAAATGGAAGAAGACCTGCGCGAAGCAAGGCAAAAGCACCTGGAAAACATGAAAATGCTCCGCATTATCGATGTACGGCTCGCCCGCGCCAGAGGCAAGCTACTAATGCAGACAGGACTTGAAAAGTGGAGCCAGGGGAAACTTTCTCTCCGCGAGGATTTGTTACATGACTAA
- a CDS encoding efflux RND transporter periplasmic adaptor subunit → MSKSNMSKCFTATILALASFACATFDGVTEPINQAKIGFTVPGKIDSIWVKEGAFVHKGDTLMNLIKTEEEIRVHMTKIIADDYSSIASSKAKMDTYLNDYYVIKKLYETSNSVSQEDVWEKQMNFDISRADWNAAKVTKAKDTLEYRMAKAQLQKMYLTAPFDGEIVSIKKNNSESVEALEPIVEIADVRTCRMTAYIIANKAHGLKVGQKVKLSLDGASKNRTRNGTIEFVSPVVDKSSLLRTVKVIFDNSDRSVEPGVTGRLYLK, encoded by the coding sequence ATGAGTAAGTCCAACATGAGCAAGTGCTTTACCGCAACAATCCTTGCGCTTGCTAGCTTTGCATGCGCAACCTTTGACGGCGTCACCGAACCCATTAACCAAGCTAAAATCGGCTTTACCGTTCCCGGGAAAATCGATAGCATTTGGGTTAAAGAAGGCGCGTTCGTCCACAAGGGCGACACCTTGATGAACCTGATCAAGACCGAAGAAGAAATTCGCGTACACATGACAAAGATTATTGCCGACGATTATTCGAGCATTGCATCGTCTAAGGCAAAAATGGACACTTACCTGAACGACTACTACGTCATCAAGAAACTGTACGAAACAAGCAACTCGGTAAGTCAAGAAGATGTTTGGGAAAAGCAGATGAACTTCGACATTTCTAGAGCCGATTGGAATGCCGCCAAGGTCACCAAGGCCAAGGACACCTTGGAATACCGCATGGCAAAGGCCCAGCTCCAGAAAATGTACCTGACAGCCCCCTTTGACGGCGAAATCGTAAGCATCAAAAAGAACAACAGCGAAAGCGTCGAAGCCCTGGAACCGATTGTAGAAATTGCAGACGTACGCACCTGCCGCATGACCGCCTACATTATAGCCAACAAGGCACATGGCCTTAAAGTCGGCCAAAAGGTAAAACTTTCTCTCGATGGTGCAAGCAAGAACCGCACCCGCAACGGCACCATTGAATTCGTATCGCCCGTGGTAGACAAATCGAGTTTACTCAGAACCGTCAAGGTCATTTTCGATAATTCCGACCGTTCCGTGGAACCGGGCGTTACAGGAAGACTTTACCTCAAATGA
- a CDS encoding carboxypeptidase regulatory-like domain-containing protein → MIKKDWFIAVAALLTASYFSACSVTDSESSEYSKWTFSGMVIDASTGLALEGAQISYLDNDGDIDTTETDENGNFYINNLPYGSRTFTFNYISINKKDTLYYTPKVFDVSSTNESSRMEGVVASASAVVRLSPLNATVTGELYINDPGSGKKIPVSGLTLSLSHIDSSYINIFPKTFATKTDSLGKFTFKKLPADTGLVLNVTDYTYKNIRYQLYGVALPKLTAGGTRDIGRAYLVQDTLIPQQQKIIASNVMDNNMIGYGNVSTLVKPYYVFAQKIHSSNLTVNVSADTSKLYVKPIVKDDTLFLEHDQAFPSEKKIVVSIVAYEKNSGNRIQMVLSGDSAFTTDRGLYAITSNVWPSNNKFKASFGTEDTMWVKFSEELDKNTDRIQWNYCSDVERTLYGNGFYANSKAWVKKDTVFVQMNEKILQDRQQGDSVGFNITIYAKNGMYAENFSLRTELVVPPQSSSSSESSSSSSANSVNNATSSSSEPFIDLSSSSALELPGEGQESSSSAPAESSSSNATAASSSSTAPASSSAT, encoded by the coding sequence ATGATAAAAAAGGATTGGTTTATTGCTGTTGCCGCTCTCTTGACAGCCTCTTACTTTTCAGCCTGTTCCGTAACAGATTCCGAAAGTTCAGAATACTCCAAATGGACTTTCTCGGGTATGGTTATCGATGCATCGACCGGGCTTGCTTTGGAAGGCGCACAGATTTCTTATCTCGATAACGATGGTGACATAGACACCACCGAAACCGATGAAAACGGAAACTTTTATATAAACAACCTGCCGTACGGTTCCAGGACATTCACTTTCAATTACATTAGCATCAACAAAAAGGACACACTATATTATACGCCAAAAGTTTTTGACGTTTCCAGCACCAACGAATCTAGCCGTATGGAAGGCGTGGTCGCAAGCGCCTCGGCTGTCGTACGTTTGAGCCCTCTCAACGCCACCGTCACAGGCGAGCTCTACATTAACGATCCGGGTTCCGGCAAAAAGATTCCTGTTTCAGGTCTTACACTAAGCCTTTCGCACATTGATTCGAGCTACATCAATATTTTTCCGAAAACCTTTGCAACAAAAACCGACTCATTGGGCAAATTCACCTTTAAGAAGTTGCCCGCCGACACGGGCCTTGTGCTGAACGTAACTGATTACACCTACAAGAACATACGTTACCAACTCTACGGTGTTGCCCTTCCCAAGCTTACCGCAGGCGGCACCCGTGATATCGGGCGTGCTTACCTTGTTCAAGACACCCTAATTCCACAGCAACAAAAGATTATTGCCTCGAACGTGATGGACAACAACATGATTGGCTACGGCAACGTATCCACCCTTGTAAAGCCCTACTACGTATTCGCCCAAAAAATCCATTCCAGCAACCTGACTGTAAACGTATCGGCAGACACAAGTAAGCTGTATGTTAAGCCAATTGTTAAAGACGACACGCTGTTCCTGGAACACGATCAAGCATTCCCATCAGAAAAGAAAATCGTCGTAAGCATTGTCGCCTACGAAAAAAATTCCGGCAACCGCATCCAAATGGTTCTTAGCGGAGATTCCGCCTTTACAACAGACCGCGGACTTTATGCAATTACTAGCAACGTCTGGCCAAGCAACAACAAATTCAAGGCATCATTCGGTACAGAAGACACCATGTGGGTCAAATTTTCCGAAGAACTTGACAAAAACACCGACCGCATTCAATGGAATTACTGCAGCGATGTCGAGAGGACTTTGTACGGCAACGGGTTTTACGCCAATTCCAAGGCATGGGTCAAGAAAGACACCGTGTTCGTACAAATGAACGAAAAAATTCTGCAAGATCGACAGCAAGGTGACAGCGTCGGATTCAATATTACAATCTACGCAAAGAACGGTATGTACGCCGAAAATTTCTCTTTGAGAACAGAACTTGTCGTACCACCACAGTCTAGCAGTTCTTCGGAATCAAGCTCTTCAAGCAGCGCCAATTCTGTGAATAACGCAACATCTTCTAGCAGCGAACCATTCATTGATTTATCAAGCAGTTCGGCCCTTGAATTACCGGGCGAAGGTCAAGAATCTTCAAGCAGCGCTCCGGCAGAATCGTCTTCTAGCAACGCAACGGCAGCATCTTCTAGCAGCACCGCACCCGCTTCGAGTAGCGCAACATGA
- a CDS encoding DUF3467 domain-containing protein translates to MAENTNEKNESVAQPEVIWNDSNMKSLYVNATNVVGGREEIMMLLGLNQAWNMNQGKVKVDIAERVVMTPYTAKRLAVMLAATLKAYEAKFGQIDIGLQKKD, encoded by the coding sequence ATGGCAGAAAATACGAACGAAAAAAATGAATCTGTTGCCCAGCCCGAAGTTATCTGGAATGATTCTAACATGAAAAGTCTTTATGTGAACGCCACCAACGTGGTGGGCGGCCGCGAAGAAATCATGATGCTTTTGGGCCTGAATCAGGCTTGGAACATGAACCAGGGCAAGGTGAAGGTTGACATCGCCGAACGCGTGGTCATGACCCCGTACACCGCAAAGCGCCTTGCCGTTATGCTCGCCGCCACTCTCAAGGCTTACGAAGCAAAGTTCGGCCAGATCGACATTGGTCTTCAAAAGAAAGACTAA
- a CDS encoding Rpn family recombination-promoting nuclease/putative transposase: MSAKRIPFEQLPITNRFMFAMVFGHKEIAKPFLEAVLGIRIHELKDPEPEKTIDVSPFYKGIRYDVFVKETGPDGEVLRSFDIEMQMEDNVDIPKRTRYYQAMCDSEALNKGEVYYKLNDLYIMFLCPEDIFGQGKAVYRFKNLEVDNPKIELGDLCYKNFYIFNKYRDVAEKSIREYLEYFATRNPSSPETKKIDRMVKWYQTDNETRKRYMTWQQEIDIAVDHERQRANDAEKRFYEAKDRANKAEARADEAEARANEAKGRADEAEARADEVERLANAEKARADKYEKMLRELGKL; this comes from the coding sequence ATGAGTGCAAAACGCATTCCTTTTGAACAGCTCCCCATTACGAACAGGTTCATGTTTGCAATGGTGTTTGGCCACAAGGAAATTGCAAAGCCGTTCCTTGAGGCTGTGCTTGGCATTAGGATTCACGAGCTCAAGGATCCCGAGCCCGAAAAGACTATTGACGTAAGCCCGTTCTACAAGGGTATCCGCTACGATGTCTTTGTAAAGGAAACAGGCCCAGACGGAGAAGTCCTCCGCAGTTTCGACATTGAGATGCAGATGGAAGATAACGTGGACATCCCCAAGCGGACCCGTTACTATCAGGCTATGTGCGACAGCGAGGCGCTGAACAAGGGCGAGGTTTACTATAAGCTGAATGATCTTTACATTATGTTTCTGTGTCCCGAGGACATTTTCGGGCAGGGAAAAGCCGTCTATAGGTTCAAGAATCTCGAAGTCGACAACCCGAAAATTGAATTGGGGGACCTCTGCTACAAAAATTTTTATATATTCAATAAGTACCGCGACGTCGCCGAGAAATCTATCAGGGAGTATCTGGAGTACTTCGCGACAAGGAATCCGAGTTCTCCAGAAACCAAGAAGATTGACAGGATGGTGAAGTGGTACCAGACGGACAACGAAACGAGGAAACGCTATATGACTTGGCAACAGGAAATCGACATCGCTGTAGACCATGAACGCCAGCGTGCAAATGATGCGGAAAAGCGCTTTTATGAGGCGAAGGACCGTGCAAACAAAGCTGAAGCTCGTGCCGATGAAGCAGAAGCTCGTGCTAATGAAGCGAAGGGCCGTGCTGACGAGGCAGAAGCCCGTGCTGACGAAGTTGAGCGCCTTGCGAATGCGGAAAAGGCTCGTGCTGACAAGTACGAGAAAATGCTTCGCGAACTCGGCAAGTTGTAA